The following coding sequences are from one Novipirellula caenicola window:
- a CDS encoding DUF6797 domain-containing protein, whose amino-acid sequence MISSRLAYCLILVCAVFHSLSLQAEMLRRAAPLEQQLKETDPHDLAEQVRLRGDARRGALVFFKSAAGCVNCHSSGDQASPLGPNLAELGSDLTDEYLIESLLFPSRHIRKGFETVSLLTVDGQVYAGLITDEDDQQIRMRLSNDLTRDFSVPQEDVEERNVNSKSLMPDGLIGSLKDQREFLDLARYVIEVARQGKTRASQLRPSPEQLRVVDDSIDLDHAGIIKGLGSRDFAAGEAIYHGYCFDCHGSDGNTPSLSTARAFGTQKLKFGADPYQMFMTLTKGNGLMASMSHLTPKERYQVVHYIREAFMKGNNPDYVKVTPELLKSLPTGTKDGTEIENVQRDFGPALASQLRRDFPSVLNIRLGETTIAYNLHSMDQADLWSGGFLDLSETQHIRPRGEGTANPDGESIRGLAGWRWGHGGTLDYSRKGLLPRGPMPAEWMDYHGHYLHNNRVTLSYAIDGREILESPRELKHRVGSEVIVHELKIGPGGELILAVANNAKNATAIVRGDSHDLTIQSDDRNRLVLRIPADTRPRTLQVFRSEGLDRASLHKIADTFTPTTNLASLTTGGPLLWPGEMETVGYLGLEKGGYALDTLTIPESTPWNTWFRTSALDFFPDGRMALATHGGDIWIVSGIDDDLLQLRWKRFAAGLYEPFGVKIVDGKIYVTCKDRLTRLHDQDGNGEADFYESFCADIDVSTNFHAFNFDLQTDDEGNFYYAKSGHGADFSLPGAVFKISPDGKHREVFSTGFRTPNGMGSMPGGRITASDNQGQWTPASKINLLKPDGFYGWVPTYAIPGKWSPDGGKIDITKVVPPQSFDPPLVWMPQVFDNSSGGQIWVDDPRFGPLAGHLLHTSFGKGWMSYLMIQDVDDVSQAAIVNLPFDFSTGIMRGQVNPADGQVYATGLQGWNGGGRVGLEEKGVQRLRYTGRPYPMVTDASVQPDGLTLRFNFQLDPKVATDVTSYDATQWNYHWSRNYGSDQFSVKTDEVGVDQVAIRSATVDNSGSAVKLQIDDMQPADQLHLILHLRDRNGNAFDEEIYWTINRVPEVEINRAK is encoded by the coding sequence ATGATCTCATCTCGCCTTGCTTATTGCCTGATTCTCGTTTGCGCTGTCTTTCATTCGCTGTCGCTGCAGGCGGAAATGCTTCGACGCGCCGCACCACTAGAACAGCAACTCAAAGAAACCGACCCGCACGATCTGGCCGAACAAGTCCGACTGCGAGGTGACGCGAGACGCGGCGCCTTGGTGTTCTTTAAATCGGCTGCGGGCTGCGTGAATTGCCACAGCAGCGGTGACCAAGCCTCGCCGCTGGGCCCGAATCTTGCCGAACTCGGCTCTGATTTGACTGATGAATACTTGATCGAGTCGCTGTTGTTTCCTTCACGACACATCCGCAAAGGATTTGAAACCGTTTCGTTGTTAACGGTGGACGGGCAAGTGTATGCCGGTTTGATCACCGACGAAGATGACCAACAGATCCGCATGCGATTGTCAAACGATCTGACTCGCGATTTTTCCGTGCCTCAGGAAGATGTCGAAGAACGCAATGTGAATTCAAAATCGTTGATGCCCGATGGTTTGATCGGATCGCTGAAAGACCAACGTGAATTCCTCGACCTCGCTCGCTACGTGATCGAAGTGGCTCGCCAAGGCAAAACACGAGCATCACAACTGCGTCCTTCGCCGGAACAACTGCGGGTCGTCGACGACTCGATCGACTTGGACCATGCCGGGATCATCAAAGGGTTGGGCAGCCGTGACTTCGCGGCCGGCGAGGCGATCTATCACGGCTACTGTTTCGATTGCCATGGCAGCGACGGCAATACCCCGTCGCTTTCGACAGCGCGAGCGTTTGGAACTCAAAAGCTAAAATTTGGTGCCGATCCCTACCAGATGTTTATGACGCTAACCAAAGGCAACGGATTGATGGCGTCGATGTCTCACTTGACGCCGAAAGAGCGTTACCAAGTCGTGCACTACATCCGCGAAGCGTTCATGAAGGGAAACAATCCTGATTACGTCAAAGTCACACCCGAACTGCTAAAATCGCTGCCCACCGGTACCAAGGATGGAACCGAGATCGAGAACGTACAGCGTGATTTTGGCCCGGCACTAGCATCCCAACTTCGCCGCGATTTCCCCAGCGTGCTGAACATCCGGTTGGGTGAAACGACGATCGCTTACAATTTGCATTCGATGGACCAAGCGGATTTGTGGAGCGGTGGTTTTCTCGATCTGAGCGAAACACAACACATCCGTCCTCGTGGCGAAGGCACGGCGAATCCCGATGGTGAATCGATCCGCGGACTTGCCGGTTGGCGATGGGGCCACGGTGGCACGCTCGACTATTCTCGCAAAGGCTTGCTGCCGCGTGGGCCCATGCCAGCGGAGTGGATGGACTACCACGGCCACTACCTTCACAACAACCGCGTGACTCTCAGCTATGCGATCGATGGTCGCGAAATCCTCGAGTCTCCGCGGGAACTGAAACATCGCGTCGGCAGCGAGGTGATCGTTCACGAGTTAAAGATTGGTCCCGGAGGTGAACTGATCCTTGCCGTTGCCAACAACGCGAAAAACGCAACCGCCATTGTCCGCGGCGACTCGCATGATTTGACGATCCAATCCGACGACCGCAACCGCTTGGTGCTGCGAATCCCGGCGGATACCAGACCACGAACGCTGCAAGTCTTTCGTAGCGAAGGGCTCGATCGCGCGTCGCTACACAAAATTGCGGATACGTTTACCCCGACGACAAATCTTGCATCACTTACCACAGGTGGCCCGCTGCTGTGGCCCGGTGAAATGGAAACAGTAGGTTACTTGGGGCTTGAAAAGGGGGGCTACGCGCTCGACACGCTCACGATTCCTGAATCGACACCTTGGAACACTTGGTTTCGCACCTCGGCCCTCGATTTCTTTCCCGACGGCCGAATGGCCTTGGCAACGCATGGCGGTGATATCTGGATTGTCTCGGGCATCGATGATGATTTGCTACAGCTGCGTTGGAAACGGTTCGCCGCAGGGCTGTACGAACCCTTCGGGGTAAAGATCGTCGACGGAAAGATCTACGTCACGTGCAAAGACCGGTTGACGAGATTGCACGACCAAGATGGCAATGGCGAGGCCGATTTCTATGAAAGCTTTTGTGCCGACATTGATGTGTCGACCAACTTTCATGCGTTCAATTTTGATTTACAAACCGACGACGAGGGCAACTTCTATTACGCCAAAAGCGGTCATGGCGCCGATTTTTCGCTACCAGGTGCGGTCTTCAAAATTTCGCCTGATGGCAAACATCGTGAGGTCTTTTCAACCGGCTTTCGCACGCCCAATGGGATGGGCAGCATGCCCGGTGGCCGGATCACCGCCAGCGATAACCAGGGGCAATGGACGCCGGCCTCGAAAATCAACTTGCTAAAACCAGACGGCTTCTATGGCTGGGTCCCCACCTATGCGATCCCCGGAAAATGGTCGCCCGATGGCGGCAAAATTGACATCACCAAAGTGGTGCCTCCCCAATCCTTTGACCCGCCCTTGGTTTGGATGCCGCAAGTATTCGACAATTCGTCAGGCGGGCAAATTTGGGTCGATGATCCACGGTTTGGTCCGCTCGCAGGCCATCTGCTGCATACCAGCTTTGGCAAAGGATGGATGTCGTATTTGATGATCCAAGATGTGGATGACGTCAGCCAAGCGGCAATTGTCAACTTGCCCTTTGACTTTTCGACCGGAATCATGCGAGGGCAAGTGAACCCCGCCGATGGCCAAGTCTATGCAACAGGACTGCAAGGCTGGAACGGTGGCGGACGTGTTGGATTGGAAGAAAAGGGGGTGCAGCGACTTCGCTACACCGGACGCCCCTATCCAATGGTGACCGATGCCTCAGTTCAGCCGGACGGATTGACTCTCCGTTTCAACTTTCAACTCGATCCCAAAGTCGCCACCGATGTCACTTCGTACGACGCCACGCAGTGGAACTATCACTGGAGCCGAAATTATGGATCGGATCAATTTTCTGTGAAAACTGACGAAGTTGGGGTCGACCAAGTTGCAATTCGATCCGCCACCGTCGACAACAGCGGCTCGGCGGTCAAGCTGCAGATCGATGACATGCAGCCCGCCGATCAATTGCATCTGATTTTGCATCTGCGTGATCGCAACGGGAATGCATTTGACGAAGAGATCTACTGGACCATCAACCGTGTACCCGAAGTGGAAATTAATCGTGCAAAGTAA
- a CDS encoding DUF1449 domain-containing protein, with amino-acid sequence MSDSIIDLANRMFVGPLWPASILICLLVGYTILAIVGLVDLGFDVPEVDLDVPDVGVDLPDGEMISVDADLLQGLGGAAVRWTNFGRIPIVLWGGIFSVAFWGVTYWLWHSFDSARYSPTWLPSTLLSIRNFVIATGITKSVTQPMLGYFVDPPLYDARRMVGGTCEITTSEATPEFGQAKFRTNAAPLLLNVRTDGARIPKGTEVRIVGFEKHKRIYIVTHLPSETAS; translated from the coding sequence GTGTCGGACTCGATCATCGATCTCGCCAACCGCATGTTTGTCGGCCCGTTGTGGCCGGCATCGATCCTGATTTGTTTGTTGGTTGGCTACACGATCTTGGCGATTGTGGGGTTGGTTGATCTCGGTTTTGACGTTCCGGAGGTTGATTTGGACGTTCCCGACGTGGGCGTCGATCTACCGGACGGCGAAATGATTTCGGTCGACGCCGACTTATTGCAGGGGCTCGGCGGAGCCGCAGTTCGCTGGACCAATTTTGGACGGATTCCCATCGTATTGTGGGGCGGGATCTTCTCGGTCGCGTTCTGGGGAGTCACGTATTGGCTTTGGCACAGCTTTGATTCGGCCCGTTATTCCCCGACTTGGCTGCCCAGCACGCTGTTGTCGATCCGCAATTTTGTGATCGCGACCGGAATTACCAAGTCGGTCACTCAGCCGATGCTAGGCTACTTTGTCGATCCCCCCTTGTACGACGCACGTCGCATGGTCGGTGGCACCTGTGAAATCACCACCAGCGAAGCGACACCGGAGTTTGGTCAAGCAAAATTTCGCACCAACGCAGCTCCCCTACTACTGAATGTCCGCACCGATGGAGCCCGGATCCCCAAAGGGACCGAAGTTCGTATCGTCGGATTTGAAAAACACAAACGCATCTACATCGTCACTCATCTGCCATCGGAGACCGCATCGTGA
- a CDS encoding SPFH domain-containing protein: MLLLYFVLIAFIAMLVTFKQYYIVVGPDRAIVKSGLGGLDVTTAGGKFIVPMFHRYEFMDLTLKSFEIHRQGSEGLICKDNIRADIKVAFFIRVDKTDEEMREVAQSIGAKRCSELETLRELFDAKFSEALKTVGKQFDFVDLYDQRDKFKEEILKVIGTDLNGYRLDDAAIDYLEQTPLEMLSPNNILDAEGIKKITELTSTEKVKENQFTRDKEKTLKKQDVEAEETILELERQRVEAVEKQKREIAEITSREQASAAKVREEQRLEAERARIATEEELGIAEENKARQILVAQRNKEKTDAVELERVNRDRDLEMTERLRVVGVAEVEKEKAIEIEKRNIQEVIRERVAVERAVVEEKERIKDTEEIAAADRLKKVQVTAAEMKAEEELIRVTKQAQAEKDSSTLIAEKIRIEAEARRDAAEKDTAAKKMLAEADAATAAASGLAEATVQEAKATSLEKEGSAEAIVLEKKAIAEAKGIEAKAQAIEKQGLAEANVAREKYHSEATGITEKAEAMKQLDSVGKEHEEFKLKLEKEKDVEIAAIDAQRGIAESQAGVMGEALRAARIDIVGGDGEFFEQITSAVKGGKAIDRFVYNSRVATDIKDTFFDGNADYFRGQLSDLIKQFNLDADSVKDLSIAALIAKMMGLAKTDDVRSQLTSLLGVVGTANIADQKASRILTPALPVDAKPRKGKA; the protein is encoded by the coding sequence ATGTTGCTGCTGTACTTCGTTTTGATCGCGTTCATCGCAATGTTGGTGACGTTCAAACAGTACTACATCGTCGTTGGCCCAGACCGCGCGATCGTTAAATCCGGACTTGGCGGACTCGACGTGACCACCGCAGGCGGCAAGTTCATCGTGCCGATGTTTCATCGCTACGAGTTCATGGATTTGACACTGAAAAGTTTCGAAATCCATCGTCAGGGCAGCGAGGGACTGATCTGTAAAGACAACATTCGAGCGGACATCAAAGTGGCGTTCTTTATTCGAGTCGACAAGACCGACGAAGAAATGCGCGAGGTGGCTCAGTCGATCGGTGCAAAGCGATGTAGCGAACTGGAAACCCTTCGCGAATTGTTCGATGCCAAGTTCAGCGAAGCACTCAAGACGGTCGGTAAGCAATTCGATTTCGTCGACTTGTACGATCAGCGAGACAAATTCAAAGAAGAGATTTTGAAAGTCATCGGTACCGATTTGAATGGTTACCGCTTGGACGACGCGGCGATCGATTACCTCGAGCAAACGCCGCTCGAGATGCTCAGCCCGAACAATATTCTTGACGCCGAGGGAATCAAAAAGATCACCGAATTGACCTCGACGGAAAAGGTCAAAGAGAACCAATTCACTCGCGACAAAGAAAAAACGCTCAAGAAGCAGGACGTCGAAGCGGAAGAGACCATCTTGGAACTCGAACGCCAACGTGTCGAGGCGGTCGAGAAGCAGAAACGCGAGATCGCGGAAATCACCTCGCGTGAACAAGCGTCTGCGGCCAAAGTACGTGAAGAACAGCGACTCGAAGCCGAGCGAGCTCGGATCGCGACCGAAGAAGAACTCGGCATTGCCGAAGAAAACAAAGCACGTCAAATCTTGGTCGCTCAGCGAAACAAAGAGAAAACCGACGCGGTCGAACTGGAGCGTGTCAATCGTGATCGCGACTTGGAAATGACCGAGCGACTGCGAGTGGTCGGAGTCGCCGAGGTCGAAAAAGAGAAGGCGATCGAGATCGAAAAGCGAAACATTCAAGAAGTGATTCGCGAACGTGTTGCGGTCGAGCGGGCCGTGGTCGAAGAGAAAGAACGAATCAAGGACACCGAAGAAATCGCAGCAGCCGACCGGCTGAAGAAAGTCCAAGTGACGGCGGCCGAGATGAAGGCCGAAGAAGAATTGATTCGCGTCACCAAACAGGCGCAAGCCGAAAAGGATTCGAGTACGCTGATCGCGGAAAAGATCCGTATCGAAGCCGAAGCTCGTCGCGATGCTGCCGAGAAAGACACAGCGGCAAAGAAAATGTTGGCCGAAGCCGACGCCGCGACCGCAGCGGCCTCGGGATTGGCCGAAGCGACCGTGCAAGAAGCCAAAGCGACCAGTCTCGAGAAGGAAGGCAGTGCCGAAGCGATCGTGCTCGAGAAGAAGGCGATCGCCGAAGCCAAGGGAATCGAAGCCAAAGCGCAAGCGATCGAGAAACAGGGGTTGGCCGAAGCGAACGTGGCTCGCGAGAAGTACCACAGCGAGGCGACCGGAATCACCGAGAAAGCCGAAGCGATGAAGCAGCTCGACAGCGTCGGCAAGGAACACGAAGAGTTCAAGCTGAAGCTCGAGAAAGAGAAGGACGTCGAGATCGCAGCAATCGATGCTCAGCGTGGCATTGCCGAAAGCCAAGCTGGCGTCATGGGCGAAGCCTTGCGAGCGGCACGAATCGACATCGTCGGCGGCGATGGCGAGTTCTTCGAGCAGATCACTTCGGCCGTCAAGGGCGGCAAGGCGATCGACCGTTTTGTCTACAACAGCCGCGTGGCAACCGATATCAAGGACACGTTCTTTGATGGTAACGCAGATTACTTCCGTGGTCAGTTGTCCGATTTGATCAAACAGTTCAATTTGGACGCTGACTCGGTCAAGGACCTGTCGATCGCAGCGTTGATCGCAAAGATGATGGGATTGGCCAAGACCGATGATGTTCGCTCACAGTTGACCAGTTTGCTGGGCGTCGTGGGCACCGCGAACATCGCCGACCAGAAGGCAAGTCGAATCTTGACTCCCGCCCTGCCCGTCGATGCAAAGCCGAGGAAAGGCAAGGCATAA
- a CDS encoding DNA repair ATPase gives MTETQLAAGTYEVLRNRLRDASSDLRARLAKLNEERATVFGNIETRLITTERVTTEHNCVPRDLISVGDKFLFGYNVQFGLKTEIELADVFSVYRFAENQFHQESLDLIGDKRFANDFHELYRFYKGTAFARFFRVGPMLHMVFRVGKSHRDIKSFKWRVTPDSIEYLDNRSEHEVRDPQQHEFTWKRTTRDQHHYGAHPHISIEDRVFIETVGGDLTVKVENNTDSGEGIYAEPVDHHDQKLDDAEIHYAIVGNLVLLKVRPYQEAKTRYIIFNGKIQQAVRLDEIEHACVMLPGDQGLIFPGGYYLQTGQCKRFDHGLSDMRYQRTIAAANGEDFLYLFYNHDSGTYVQLRYNLIRQSVDTPLVCNGQTLFDAGEMVCFKTHDQPQKHHAIQVWQTPFTSADHVPENQTDSLLFKIGNKEIVRGMAECSELLQLIDKDDSYDGLYVDLVKKASDVLDSYFWIDKPETEKLSEPLLKIREAAAAAVEEFEKVVRVRRDTLTRTNQVQQDVESLIKEIERGRFESIENFVDSLAKLRQQRGHALALKELRYVDLELVESLEKTTAERAERLSRRCVDFLLTPGALDPYQHQVTASGEAVGEVQTVAEAKKLGETIDESASQLELLTETVSNLRIDDATKRTEIIDAIGNVFASLNRVRSSLKARVSELVSVEGQAEFASQLKLLQQTTAGYLDVSDSAAKCDEYLTKVMVQLEELEGRFAEFDEFIVQLAQRREDVYAAFESRKVQLTEKRNRRAESLSSAAERILKGIDSRVRSMESSDEIAAYFAGDLMVEKVRDIIVQLGELDDAVRVEDLQSRLKTIREDASRQLKDRQDLYEDGGDVIRLGQHRFAVNTQPLDLTTVLRGGEICLHLTGTQFFEPLHNEALAAAKDLWNQELISENAEVYRGEYLAVDLFESLTASGANAIDPNTIDAKWMQAQLAGRFSEGYAKGVHDGDAIRILTTLLKMNRSIGLLRHSPSVRAAAMLWFTKLLDAELNKAMTEWIGGFAKLAKAYPNAKPAVQFRQRLCELALADHSRWAPIFAASVNAERIADYLFDQLVAKGRQNTVSKRAADLYDAFAESLPASERQKLLDGALKNNQSDPVASFILARNWAEAFLQSHENPNELDPSSFYLDELAWLIQCGGSDSMSIAEATVAEKLDSMAGAHPRIEKGVLKLHYHELLDRVRGYREDVVPRFERLHETKTRLVDTARDEMRLDEFKPRVLTSFVRNRLLDEVYLPLIGDNLAKQMGSAGADKRTDRMGLLLLISPPGYGKTTLMEYVANRLGIVFMKINGPAIGHGVTSLDPAEAPNAAAREEVERLNLALEMGDNVMLYLDDIQHTHPEFLQKFISLCDATRKIEGVRNGKTRTYDLRGRRVAVVMAGNPYTESGERFQIPDMLSNRADVYNLGEIIGDSADAFEMSYLENCLTSNRALAPLSTVPVEDSRAIIHAAQRDSFEGIELESNLSMDQVREMFEVMRKLLRVRDVVLKVNRAYIRSAAQADSYRTEPPFKLQGSYRNMNRIAERVAGVMNEKELQTLIISNYEQDAQTLTTDNEANVLKFKELMGILTAEEKERWDAIKYAFVESVRMQGMDSEDQAGQLMRQLGAMRDGLESIRQVIARAIAVGSDGSEERMDARVDLLRQSVTASASQLSETLHATSKNLERISEQQAASPPDQKVLVQHKVPRVLADLVKGQFHLMQEWMRPILTESLENGRDLEALKSQLDAMLKSYQRMESVIDPGDQNITPPQ, from the coding sequence ATGACCGAGACTCAACTTGCTGCCGGAACGTACGAGGTGCTTCGCAATCGGCTTCGCGACGCATCGTCGGATTTGCGTGCGCGGCTGGCCAAGCTGAACGAAGAACGAGCGACGGTTTTCGGCAATATCGAAACTCGGCTGATCACCACCGAGCGAGTTACTACCGAGCACAACTGTGTGCCTCGTGACTTGATCTCGGTCGGCGACAAGTTCCTGTTTGGTTACAACGTTCAATTCGGGCTGAAAACCGAAATCGAACTGGCCGATGTCTTTTCGGTCTATCGTTTTGCTGAGAATCAATTCCACCAAGAATCGCTCGATCTGATTGGCGACAAGCGTTTCGCCAACGACTTTCACGAGCTGTATCGGTTTTACAAAGGGACGGCATTCGCCCGGTTTTTCCGCGTGGGTCCGATGCTGCATATGGTGTTTCGAGTTGGCAAGAGCCATCGCGACATCAAGAGTTTCAAATGGCGAGTGACGCCCGATTCGATCGAATATCTCGACAACCGCAGCGAGCACGAAGTTCGTGATCCGCAGCAACACGAATTCACTTGGAAACGAACCACTCGCGACCAACACCACTACGGTGCCCACCCCCACATCTCGATCGAAGATCGTGTTTTTATCGAAACCGTAGGCGGTGATTTGACCGTCAAGGTCGAAAACAATACCGATTCGGGGGAAGGCATCTACGCCGAACCGGTCGATCATCACGACCAAAAACTCGATGATGCCGAGATTCATTACGCCATCGTGGGCAATCTCGTGCTGTTGAAGGTGCGTCCCTACCAGGAAGCCAAGACTCGCTACATCATCTTCAACGGCAAAATCCAGCAAGCGGTTCGGCTCGACGAAATCGAACATGCTTGTGTGATGCTGCCCGGCGACCAAGGGTTGATCTTTCCCGGCGGCTACTACTTGCAAACCGGCCAGTGCAAACGGTTTGATCATGGGCTTAGCGACATGCGTTATCAACGCACCATCGCGGCCGCCAATGGCGAAGATTTTTTGTATCTGTTCTACAACCACGATTCCGGCACCTATGTCCAACTTCGCTACAACCTGATTCGACAATCGGTCGATACCCCCTTGGTTTGCAACGGACAAACGCTGTTTGATGCCGGCGAGATGGTTTGTTTTAAAACGCACGATCAGCCGCAGAAGCATCATGCGATCCAGGTCTGGCAAACTCCGTTCACCAGCGCCGATCATGTTCCCGAAAATCAAACCGATTCACTGCTGTTCAAAATCGGTAATAAAGAGATTGTTCGAGGGATGGCTGAATGCAGCGAACTGCTGCAGTTGATCGATAAAGACGACAGCTACGATGGGTTGTATGTCGACTTGGTGAAAAAAGCGTCAGATGTTTTAGATAGCTATTTCTGGATCGACAAACCCGAAACAGAAAAGCTTTCGGAACCGCTGCTGAAAATTCGTGAAGCCGCTGCGGCCGCGGTCGAAGAGTTTGAAAAGGTCGTTCGCGTTCGCCGCGATACGTTGACGCGAACCAATCAAGTGCAGCAGGACGTCGAGTCGCTGATCAAAGAGATCGAGCGTGGACGATTCGAGTCGATCGAAAACTTTGTCGATTCCCTTGCGAAATTGCGACAGCAGCGTGGGCACGCACTGGCGCTAAAAGAACTGCGATACGTCGATCTTGAATTGGTCGAATCGCTTGAAAAAACGACCGCCGAACGTGCCGAACGGCTCAGTCGCCGCTGTGTCGATTTTCTGCTGACTCCCGGGGCCCTCGATCCCTATCAACACCAAGTCACTGCGTCGGGCGAGGCCGTAGGCGAAGTGCAAACGGTTGCCGAAGCGAAAAAACTTGGCGAAACGATTGACGAGTCGGCTAGCCAATTGGAATTGTTGACCGAAACGGTAAGCAATTTGCGAATTGATGACGCGACCAAGCGGACTGAGATTATTGATGCCATCGGCAACGTGTTTGCTTCGCTGAACCGAGTCCGTAGTTCGCTGAAGGCACGCGTTAGCGAATTGGTCAGCGTCGAAGGGCAAGCCGAGTTCGCGTCCCAATTGAAGTTGTTGCAACAGACCACGGCGGGCTATTTGGATGTCAGCGATTCGGCTGCCAAATGTGACGAGTATCTGACCAAGGTGATGGTCCAGTTGGAAGAATTGGAGGGACGCTTTGCCGAGTTTGATGAGTTCATCGTTCAATTGGCTCAGCGACGCGAAGATGTTTACGCGGCGTTCGAGTCGCGAAAGGTCCAGCTGACCGAGAAACGCAATCGTCGCGCTGAGTCATTGTCCTCGGCTGCAGAGCGGATTCTAAAGGGGATCGATTCGCGAGTCCGGTCGATGGAATCGAGCGACGAGATCGCCGCCTATTTCGCCGGCGATCTGATGGTCGAAAAGGTTCGCGACATCATCGTGCAGTTGGGCGAACTTGACGATGCCGTGCGAGTGGAAGATCTGCAGAGCCGGCTAAAAACCATTCGCGAAGATGCATCGCGTCAACTGAAAGACCGCCAAGATCTTTACGAAGATGGCGGCGACGTGATTCGGCTGGGGCAACACCGATTCGCCGTCAACACGCAGCCATTGGATTTGACCACCGTGCTGCGTGGAGGCGAAATCTGTTTGCATTTGACCGGGACTCAGTTCTTTGAGCCGCTTCACAACGAAGCACTCGCGGCAGCAAAGGATCTTTGGAACCAAGAACTGATCAGCGAAAATGCGGAGGTTTACCGCGGCGAGTATCTGGCCGTTGATTTGTTTGAATCGTTGACGGCATCAGGCGCCAATGCGATCGATCCCAACACGATCGATGCGAAATGGATGCAAGCACAATTGGCGGGCCGGTTCAGCGAAGGTTATGCCAAAGGCGTACACGACGGGGACGCCATCCGGATTCTGACAACGCTGTTGAAAATGAATCGATCGATCGGCCTGCTACGTCATTCGCCATCGGTTCGAGCCGCCGCAATGCTTTGGTTCACCAAACTGTTGGATGCCGAGCTGAACAAAGCGATGACCGAATGGATCGGAGGCTTTGCCAAGCTTGCGAAGGCCTACCCCAACGCCAAACCCGCAGTCCAATTTCGTCAGCGGCTTTGCGAACTAGCGTTAGCGGACCACTCACGCTGGGCACCGATCTTTGCAGCAAGTGTGAATGCAGAGCGGATCGCAGACTATTTGTTCGACCAATTGGTTGCCAAGGGGCGTCAAAACACGGTCAGCAAACGGGCCGCCGATCTGTATGATGCATTTGCAGAATCGTTGCCTGCGTCCGAGCGTCAAAAACTGCTTGACGGGGCACTCAAAAATAATCAATCCGATCCGGTGGCTAGTTTCATCCTTGCGCGTAACTGGGCCGAGGCATTTTTGCAGTCGCATGAAAATCCAAATGAGTTGGATCCATCGTCGTTCTACTTAGACGAACTGGCGTGGCTGATTCAATGTGGCGGTAGCGATTCGATGTCGATTGCCGAGGCGACCGTCGCTGAAAAACTCGATTCGATGGCGGGAGCTCACCCCAGGATCGAAAAGGGAGTTTTGAAGCTGCACTATCACGAGTTGCTTGATCGGGTGCGGGGATATCGCGAGGACGTGGTTCCTCGGTTTGAACGATTGCATGAAACGAAAACGCGTTTGGTTGACACCGCACGCGACGAGATGCGGTTGGACGAGTTCAAACCACGCGTGTTGACCAGCTTCGTACGCAACCGTTTGTTGGACGAAGTCTACTTGCCACTGATTGGCGACAATCTAGCGAAACAGATGGGTTCGGCGGGCGCCGACAAACGAACCGATCGGATGGGATTGTTGTTGCTGATTTCGCCTCCGGGCTACGGCAAGACGACGTTGATGGAATACGTTGCCAACCGGTTAGGCATCGTTTTCATGAAGATCAATGGACCGGCGATCGGCCACGGTGTGACGTCGTTGGATCCGGCCGAGGCTCCCAATGCCGCCGCTCGCGAAGAAGTCGAACGGCTCAATCTGGCGCTCGAAATGGGCGACAATGTCATGCTGTATCTCGACGACATCCAGCATACGCATCCCGAATTTTTGCAGAAGTTCATCTCGCTGTGTGATGCGACTCGCAAGATCGAAGGCGTCCGCAATGGAAAAACGCGTACCTACGATCTGCGTGGTCGACGCGTGGCCGTGGTGATGGCGGGCAACCCGTACACCGAGAGCGGCGAGCGGTTCCAGATTCCGGACATGCTTTCCAATCGCGCCGACGTCTATAACCTGGGCGAAATCATCGGCGATTCGGCGGACGCGTTCGAAATGAGCTACCTGGAAAATTGTCTAACCAGCAATCGCGCGTTGGCCCCGCTTTCCACGGTTCCGGTAGAGGATTCGCGTGCGATCATTCACGCCGCCCAGCGAGATTCGTTCGAAGGCATTGAGCTGGAAAGCAATTTGTCGATGGATCAAGTCCGCGAAATGTTCGAGGTGATGCGCAAATTGTTGCGAGTTCGCGATGTGGTGCTGAAGGTCAACCGCGCCTACATTCGCAGTGCCGCGCAGGCCGATTCCTATCGCACCGAGCCTCCGTTTAAATTGCAGGGTAGTTACCGAAATATGAATCGCATCGCCGAGCGAGTGGCGGGCGTGATGAATGAAAAGGAACTGCAGACGCTGATTATCAGCAATTACGAACAGGACGCGCAGACGTTGACCACCGACAACGAAGCGAATGTGTTGAAGTTCAAAGAGTTGATGGGGATCTTGACGGCGGAAGAGAAAGAACGCTGGGATGCAATCAAGTATGCATTCGTCGAAAGCGTTCGGATGCAGGGAATGGATAGCGAAGACCAAGCGGGCCAGTTGATGCGTCAGCTTGGGGCGATGCGAGACGGGCTCGAATCGATCCGCCAAGTGATCGCACGTGCGATCGCGGTGGGCAGCGATGGATCCGAAGAACGGATGGATGCTCGGGTCGATCTGTTGCGGCAAAGCGTAACCGCGTCGGCGTCTCAGCTTTCCGAAACGCTTCACGCCACCAGCAAAAATCTCGAGCGAATCAGCGAACAGCAGGCTGCATCGCCGCCGGACCAGAAAGTCTTGGTCCAGCACAAGG